Proteins from a single region of Paramormyrops kingsleyae isolate MSU_618 chromosome 9, PKINGS_0.4, whole genome shotgun sequence:
- the cd4-1 gene encoding CD4-1 molecule, producing MKYLPRELVILVATIAMGWSQQEEVVVIGQEGHQVVLPRADKAKDVSWRFGRSKDSIHQAVIIIQRGTQTYGPDMKGRVSLSTSNISLIISSLNSNDFGYYMCEVGQMKTLYRLYRAKVTSSLAPLVVASQDLSLVCEVENFDQGLDFQWRSPQNSVNSNEKHLTIKGITVEEHGTWICVVTPKGQRSDGKSPNEFFIKFSITVVDLNCSKALYTTNGSSPHIPCYITSVELSALSGLKPITGSWTFKPHVGNKDFQKVASFTDQHQWEVVTSHSNWIQNTGPLKNNLSLNIASVLEADVGTYRFELTLRDITIRREVEVNMLRVHSSPDSPIYYIGDPFNISCSLVDTEMSSDLTINWIVPEKSSIKDTLPDPSPAVLSIPQATEKDKGRWRCNLKEKKTILVWAELNLKIESRPVNVVLCLSLCGAGILIIFIIMAILKLRQRVHCRRRPKKKYCRCKNPQVKGFYKT from the exons GGAGTCAGCAGGAGGAGGTGGTGGTGATCGGACAAGAAGGACACCAAGTCGTTTTACCCAGGGCAGATAAAGCGAAAGATGTATCTTGGAGGTTTGGAAGAAGTAAAGACAGCATACACCAAGCCGTGATAATAATACAAAGGGGGACTCAAACATACG GTCCAGATATGAAGGGCCGCGTGTCTTTGTCCACAAGCAACATTTCCCTTATCATCAGCAGCTTGAATAGTAACGATTTTGGTTACTATATGTGTGAAGTGGGGCAGATGAAGACCTTATACAGACTTTACAGGGCCAAAG TCACATCTTCCCTTGCCCCACTGGTTGTGGCCTCCCAGGACTTGTCTTTGGTTTGTGAGGTAGAGAACTTTGATCAAGGTCTGGACTTTCAGTGGAGGTCCCCTCAGAATAGTGTGAACAGCAATGAGAAACATCTGACAATTAAGGGGATCACAGTGGAGGAGCATGGCACCTGGATTTGTGTCGTCACGCCCAAAGGACAAAGGTCTGATGGCAAATCCCCCAATGAATTCTTCATCAAATTCTCCATCACCGTGGTGG ACCTCAACTGTTCCAAAGCATTATACACCACCAACGGCTCAAGTCCTCACATCCCCTGTTACATCACCAGTGTGGAACTCTCTGCACTTTCAGGTTTGAAGCCAATTACAGGTAGCTGGACCTTTAAACCTCACGTGGGCAACAAGGACTTCCAGAAGGTCGCCTCATTTACCGACCAGCATCAGTGGGAGGTCGTCACCAGTCACTCAAATTGGATACAGAACACTGGGCCGCTTAAAAACAACCTGTCCTTGAATATTGCATCTGTCCTGGAGGCAGACGTGGGGACTTACCGCTTCGAGCTAACCCTTAGAGACATCACGATAAGAAGAGAAGTCGAGGTGAACATGCTCAGAG TTCATTCATCTCCTGACTCCCCCATATATTACATTGGTGATCCGTTCAACATCAGCTGCTCTCTGGTTGACACTGAAATGAGCTCTGACTTGACCATCAATTGGATAGTGCCGGAGAAATCATCAATAAAGGATACCCTGCCAGACCCCTCCCCGGCTGTGCTGTCCATCCCCCAGGCAACAGAGAAAGACAAAGGGAGGTGGAGGTGCAATCTGAAGGAGAAGAAAACAATACTAGTCTGGGCAGAATTGAATCTGAAAATCG AGAGCCGCCCTGTGAACGTGGTTCTGTGCCTGTCCCTCTGCGGAGCAGGCAtcctcatcatcttcatcatcatggCCATTCTGAAGCTGAGACAG AGGGTCCATTGCAGGAGGAGACCCAAGAAGAAGTACTGCCGCTGCAAAAa TCCCCAGGTGAAGGGATTTTATAAGACCTGA